GCTCGGCATTCGTGTGGCCCGCTGGCTGGAGTCGCCGACCGAAAAGGGCGGCATCTTCATGGATGCCAACGGAGTACCCACGCAGGTGGCATCCGTGGACAACTCCATCGCCACGGGCGTCTACCTGACCAGTGAAGGCGTTGAAGGCGACAAGGTGTGGTCCACGCGCGGCAAGTGGTGCCTGCTCAACGGCCACACGCCCGATGGCAGGCAGGAAACCATCGCCATCCTCGACCATCCGAAGAATCCCGGCTATCCCACCTACTGGCATGCCCGCGGCTATGGCCTGTTCGCGGCCAATCCTCTGGGCGCTCACATCTTCAACCCCAAGGTAGAGCCTTTCAACTTCACCGTGGAAAAAGGGCAGACGGTGACCTTTACCTACCGTGTGCTGCTCTCTTCTTCCAGGTTGACGAAGGCAGATCTGGACAAAGCCTCAGCCTCTTTCTCCGCCCTGTATTAGCAACCACAGCGTTCACACCCCTCGGCCCGTCCCTGTTTTGGGGCGGGCCTTTTTATCGTCCGGGGAAGAAATTACGACGATTATCGTTGACGTACGATAGTTGTCGTACTAAGCTTGCCACCATGATGTTGAAGAAGAACCCGCCACCGGCTCCGCTGCCTACTGAAGCCGAACTCGAGATCCTGAACGTTCTGTGGAGCGCCGGACCCTCCACGGTGCGGGAGGTGCACGCAGCCGTCAGCCAGAAAAATACCGGCTACACCACCGTGCTGAAGCAGATGCAGGTGATGGTAGCCAAGGGGCTGCTGACACGCAGTGAGCGATTCCGTTCGCACGTCTATGAGGCCAGCGTCCCCAAGCAGGAGACGCAACAGCAGCTTGCCGGAAACCTGTTGCAGCGGGCCTTTGAAGGTTCTGCTGCCAACCTGGTGCTCGGTGCGCTCGCCTCAAAACCTGTTTCCGCGAAAGAACTCGACG
Above is a genomic segment from Terriglobus tenax containing:
- a CDS encoding BlaI/MecI/CopY family transcriptional regulator; this translates as MMLKKNPPPAPLPTEAELEILNVLWSAGPSTVREVHAAVSQKNTGYTTVLKQMQVMVAKGLLTRSERFRSHVYEASVPKQETQQQLAGNLLQRAFEGSAANLVLGALASKPVSAKELDEIRRMLDEFEKGKL